The sequence GGAGAGCCTCACATATGGAAAGGCGGCCGCCGGTCTGAGCAGAACTCATAGGCAAGAAAGAAACAGCATATCAATCACTTACATAGCAGCATCCTTTTGAAAGGAGGTCTTGGTGTATTCGTCCTCCATCGACATCACCTACAGGGCCTCCTGCTTCGTCCCGACCGCCACCGATTCGACGACATGCGTGGACATCTCTGCCTCGTTCAGAACTCCTCAAACTCCTCACTCGTGCCGCGACGCTCCAGTCCATTGGCGACCGCTAGAGTCTTGACCGGTTTCCCGGTCATCCGTGGACTCGAGGTTGTCCCAGCAGCCCGGACTGGCGGCATGGGCACGAGACGGGGACTATCGCGTTTTTTCCCCACACCACTCAATTTCGTCGGCTCGCGTTCCGCAACCTTGAACACTTCAATTTGATGTTTTAATTCCTTGGCTTGGTCCTTCATGGATTGGCTGGCGCTGGTGGTTTCTTCCACGAGGGCAGCGTTGTGTTGCGTGGTTTCATCCATTTGCATGATTGCCTTGTTCACCTCATCGATACCACTCGCCTGCTCTTGCGAAGCCGCGCTGATCTCAGCGATGATATCGCTGACGCGCTTGACCGAGGTGACGATCTCGTCCAGCGTCTTGCCGGATTGATCCACCAGCTCGGTCCCTTCACTCACCCGTTGAATCGACTCGTTGATCAAGTCCTTGATCTCTTTTGCCGCGGTCGCCGAACGCTGCGCCAGATTCCGCACTTCCGTCGCCACTACGGCAAACCCTCGCCCATGTTCCCCCGCTCGCGCTGCTTCCACAGCCGCGTTCAAGGCCAAGAGGTTCGTCTGGAAGGCGATCTCGTCGATCACCGTGATGATGTCGGCGATCTTCTTGCTGCTCTGGTTGATCTCCCCCATCGCCTGAACCGCTCGAGCAGTCACGGAGCCACCCTTCTCGGCCACATCACGGGCCGCCGCGGCCAGCTGATTCGCCTGCTTGGCGTTGTCGGCGTTCTGTTTCACCGTGCTCGTCATCTCTTCCATCGACGCGGAGGTCTCTTCCAATGCTGAGGCCTGCTCGCTCGTCCGTTCTGCAAGATCTTCGTTTCCGTTCGTAATCTCTTCCGCCCCGGTCGAGACGCTATCGACCACCTCACGCACGGTCGAGATGGTCGTGGCAAGATTCTGAAGGGCCAGGTTTAAGCTGGTTTTCATTTGTTCGAATTCACCCTGATAGACGCCCGTCATATTCTTGGTGAGGTCATTAATTGCCAGGGCAGTGAGGACTCCCTGCGCCTCACGCAGCGGTTGCGTAACGGATTCCAACAACCGATTGACACCATCCGCTAGCTCCCGCGACGAGCCCGTAAACAAGTCGGTCTCCATCCGCTGCGATAGCTGTCCCACTGCTGCCGCCTTGATCAGCTGCTCTACCTCTACCAGAGCCTGTTTCTGCTCAGTGATGTTCGTGGCAAGCATGATGACCTTGAAGGGCCTCCCGACCTCGTCCATGACCGGTGTATAGCCGGCCTGAAACCATACTGTTTTCCCACTTTTGGCAAGAAATTTGTACTGGTTCGCATCATGCTCGCCGCGCTCCAATTTTTCCCAGAACACGCGATACTCAGGCGTGCCGCTGTACGCCGGATCGACGAAGGTATTGTGGTGTTTGCCGGTGAGTTCGTCCAAGCGGTAATCCATCGTCTTTAGGAAAAAGGCATTCGCCGTTTGGATGCGGCCCTTAAGATCAAACTCGATGGTCGCGTACGATTTATCGATCGCGTCGATAATCCCTTTCATGTTGTGGCGCGCAATTTCGTACTCCGTAATGTCGTATCGGACACCCAGATATTTTCGGGGTTTCCCATCCGGGCCCATAATTGGCTTGATCACCGCATCGACATAGTAGGGAGTGCCGTCCTTGGCTCGGTTCTTGATGACACCACGAAAAATCTTCCCCTGACCGATCGTGTGCCACATCTGCTTGAAAACCTCCTTGGGCATGTCCGCATGGCGCGTGATACTATGGGGCTTGCCGAGTAATTCTTCTCTAGAATACTTCGAGACCTCGACATATTTATCATTGGCGGTCAGAATGTCGCCCTTGAGGTTCGCCTCCGAGACGATGCTCGTCGTGTTCATGATCTCGACCCGGGCATTCATCTCCTCGATGGCTTCTTGCTGTTTGACCATCGACTGCTCCAGCGCCTCTCCCATCTGATTGAAGGCCTGCGCCAACCGCCCCACCTCATCCTTTGTCGTGACCGTTGAGCGCGTGTTCAACTTCCCACTACCGAGTTGCTGAGCCGCTTCCAGCACATCCAATAGGTTTGCGGTAATGCATCGAGCAATAAGCAACCCAAAGCCGATTCCCACGATGCTGGCGCCCAAGACGAAGAGACCTAAGGTAAGAGTCATGCTCTGTGTCAAGTCATGGGTCGCTAGAAACGCATCCTTCGCTTGCATTTCATTTTCTCCGACCAGCCCCATGATTGCGGCGGAGAGTGTTTGGAGTTTCGGCTCCAGTTCGTGTTCGTGAAGTTCAAATGCGGCATCCTTACTGAAGTTGTCGCTGAGCTGCACTACCTTTGCGCGAATGTCTTTGTAGCTCGACCACTCGGATTGAAATCGTTCAAAGTGCTTGCGCTCCGGTTCAGAAACAAGCAGAGGAGCATAGGACGGCACGAACTGCTCGATTTGCGCATCAAGACTGGCGATGTCTTTTACGAGTTGCGCCCTGGTGGCGCTGTCTTGGACAAGGATATGCGACAGTATCAGGGCATCCATTCGTTGTGTACGGTCGCGCAAGTCGCCAAGCAGCATAATCGAGATCACATTCGTCTTATAAATAAATTCGCTTTGCTCACCCAGCACACTCATTCCCTTGATCGAAAGTCCCGTCGTGATGGTCATGATCACCACGAACAGGCCGATGTTGATCATCAGCTTGGTCTTGGTGCTGAGGTCCTTGATTCTGTTCATCCTGCCCCCCTGCTATCTGGAAAGATCGCCAATAGAAGGAAGTTCATCAATATAAAAGGCGCATCCGAAAGGCTCAGATGCGAGCACTTCCGAGTGCGCCTTCTACTGACAGGTCTCTCTCCTGCCCGCCCAGGCGATCGGGCCTGACGCCCGACCTATACGTGTTGACGTGCTATAGACCTATCGGATGAGAATAGAAAATCTTGAGCGTCGGCGGGGGGAACGGGAGGTTACAAGTTTCAGGTTTCGAGTTTCATGTTGTCGGAAAACTGGAAACTTTGAACTTGAAACATGAAACCTGAAACCCAAATGTGGCGCTTCCGGGTTTAGCATGGGTACAGATCGAGACCGCCGCAGTGGAAGTAGATGGCTGTCTTGAAGTTCTCGGTGTTGCGGCAGCCGCAGGCCATGCTCTTAATCTTCTGAATCTGGCTATTGAGTCCTTCGCTCATTGCGTTGGTGACCGGATGCTGGTAATAGGTCAGGATGTTGTCGATGTGTCGACGAATCGTCTCGGCCGCTTTGCGAATCGGCTTCAGCTGACAGTGTGTCGCCCAGAAGTACCACCGCCTCCAGAATTTCAAGCCTGATGCGGGGTAGACATAGTGCCACAGACGGCGCAAGGCCTCTTTGATGGCCCACGCCCGCCCGACTTTCAACTCCTGGCGCTTCAGTACCGCAAACTCGTCACGCCGCCGTTCCGGCACGTTCTCCCGACTGTACAGCCAGAGGTACCGGCTGCCCTTGAGCGTCTCGTCGCCTGACGCCATCAGCTCCCGATGCTCCTGCTTGCGGACCGTGTCCACCGCTTTCCCAACATGCCCCATGATATGGAAGCGGTCGAAGACGATCTTCTCGGCGGCCTCAGGCACCCGCGCTTGGGTCGCCAGGATATAGGGGGCCCACATATCCATCGCCACCGCCTCGATCCCGCCGAGTTGCTCCTGCGTCAGCCCCGCGTAGTAGCCGTCCAGGCTCTCCTGCCTCCGACCTTCGGCAATATGCTCCACGGTCCCCGCGTCTAAGTCGCAGACCAGCGTCAAATACTTGTGCCCCTTGGCCACCGCCTTCTCATCGACTCCGATTTGCCGCACCATCTTTGGAGCTTTGCGCTGCCGCCCTCGCTTGACCGCACGCGCCATGATGCCCCAGGCCTCATCCCAGCTGACCCGCAAGATCTTCGTAGCTCCCGTCACGTCGCATTGCCCCAGCACATCGATGGCCAGGCGCTCGAACAGGAGCGTGAACCGCGACCGCGGTTCCGCCCATGGCACCACCACCTGCACCGCACCATGCTCGCCGCAGGCCACGCGAGGGATACGCGCGTGCAGGTAGGTCTGGAATTGACAACTGTCCAAGTGGCGCCAGGTCCGTGCTTCGGCGTGGTCGTAGAGTGGCAACGCCTTCGCGCAGTGCGGGCACACCCACGCCGCATCCTCCGAATGCTCGGCCCACACGTCCACGCGTTGTCCTGCCACGTCCAAACTCACGCGACTCACGGTCCACGGCGACTGCAGGCCCAACAGATACTGATAGAGCGCGGTGTCTTGCATGACGGCCTCCTTGTAAGGCCACCATGCTACCCCGTCACCCTACCCACGGGAAACCCGGAAGCGCCCCAAATGTTTTCAGATATCTTCGCGGAGCACCTGTTCAATCTTGTGTCGAAGAAGCCCCAGATCTTTCGACTGAAACGAAGACTTCGTTTTCTCCAGCACCTCGACCGTGCTCTGCAGTGCCTCTTGATATGCCGTAAGCCGTGGACATTGCATCATGCGGCAGACATCCGTCGGTTTCTCGACACTCCCTTTCGCTTGGCTTGTCATGACAGACCGAATCCCAGCGGACAACAGAGCCATATTTCCGACACTCTGAGAGAGGAATGCTTCGAGCGACCAAGCGAGATTCGTCTGGTTTGCCATGGTTCCTGCTCGATTCATGATCTCCCGCACATGATCGACCGAAGTCCCTTGGCGATCGACTTCGTCTCGGGCCACTTCGGTCATGCGCAAGTACCGGGCCTTTTCGACAGCTTGATTCACCGATCGGAGTAATTCCAACCAATCAACCGGCTTGAGGAGATAATCAGAGAACGCAAACCGGAGCGCCTCAACCGCTGTTTGAACTGAAGGATAGCCGGTCACCAGCACGATCGAAAGAGTGGGAAAACGGGCCCGCACATCCCGAAGAAATTCGAACTCCATGTTGCCGGGCATACGGATATCGGAAATAAGCGCATCATGCTGGCTCGTCAACAGCCGACTCGCTTCCTCTGAATCCTTCGCGCAATCACAGTGATAGCCTTCCTGCTCCAACAACTTCGCAGTGGCGCTGCGGAAGGTATCTTCATCGTCGGCAAGCAGGATCCGTGATGACTCAGTGTTCATGGGATAGAACCTCCTTGATAATGCTCTCCTGGACTGCTGAACGGTCATGAGGTATGGGTTGCGGCAGCACGATGGAAAACGTTGATCCACGTTGAGGTTGTGTCTGGACCGCAATTCTCCCGCCCATCGCCATCACGAGACTCTGGGAAACAGAGAGTCCCAGCCCCATCCCCTTCTGGTCTTTTTCGGTTTTGGTCGTAAAGAACGGGTCGAAGATATGTGGTAACAGTTCTGGCGCAATCCCGCTTCCCTCATCGGACACGTTGATCGTGACGATATCGTCTTCCTCCTCGACGCTCAGCCTGATCGTTCCCCCCTGACGCGACGAATCAATGGCGTTTTGCATCAAATTCACCAGTACTTGAAATAGATCGCTCGGGGACACCTCGAGTGTCATCGTCGGGCGCGACAGAGTCGCGACGAACGTTATCTCTCGCTGCAACAACTGCTTGGCAAAGAGCGCGTCCAGGTCACGGAGGAGCAGCTGCAGATGAACGGGTTCTACTCTGCTGGGTTCGTTACGATACAACTGATACATATTCCGCACGATAGTGGCCACCCGGGAGATTTCCCGATCGATCATTCCGACGAATTCATAGTGGGGATGAGCCTGGTCCACGGCTTGCTTGACGAGGATGAAAGCATTCCGGATGCCAGCAATCGGATTATTGATCTCGTGAGCGACCGCGGCGGCCATCTGACCGACGGCAGCGAGTTTTTCTGTCTGTGCTCGTTGTGATTCCAGCTTGGCGATTTCAGCTGTTCGTTCCGCGACCTGGCGCTCGAGTTCTTCCAGATGGCGCGCCTTTTCCTCTTCGAGCTGCTTGCGCACGGTGATGTCGCGGCCGGCCACGAGTCGGACCTCCTTCCCGCGATGGCAACAGGGTCTGATCACAATCTCACCGGGAAACGTTGAGCCGTCTTTACGGCGACCGATGGCTTCATACGGTCCAGTCACGCCGTTCCGCATATTGGACAGGACCAGATCCCGAGATTCATCGGCAACGAGGTCAAAGATAGATCGGCCGACGAGTTCGCCCGGTTCATATCCGAATATTCGTTCCAAACCGGCATTCACC is a genomic window of Candidatus Nitrospira kreftii containing:
- a CDS encoding transposase, which gives rise to MQDTALYQYLLGLQSPWTVSRVSLDVAGQRVDVWAEHSEDAAWVCPHCAKALPLYDHAEARTWRHLDSCQFQTYLHARIPRVACGEHGAVQVVVPWAEPRSRFTLLFERLAIDVLGQCDVTGATKILRVSWDEAWGIMARAVKRGRQRKAPKMVRQIGVDEKAVAKGHKYLTLVCDLDAGTVEHIAEGRRQESLDGYYAGLTQEQLGGIEAVAMDMWAPYILATQARVPEAAEKIVFDRFHIMGHVGKAVDTVRKQEHRELMASGDETLKGSRYLWLYSRENVPERRRDEFAVLKRQELKVGRAWAIKEALRRLWHYVYPASGLKFWRRWYFWATHCQLKPIRKAAETIRRHIDNILTYYQHPVTNAMSEGLNSQIQKIKSMACGCRNTENFKTAIYFHCGGLDLYPC
- a CDS encoding hypothetical protein (conserved membrane protein of unknown function) — translated: MNRIKDLSTKTKLMINIGLFVVIMTITTGLSIKGMSVLGEQSEFIYKTNVISIMLLGDLRDRTQRMDALILSHILVQDSATRAQLVKDIASLDAQIEQFVPSYAPLLVSEPERKHFERFQSEWSSYKDIRAKVVQLSDNFSKDAAFELHEHELEPKLQTLSAAIMGLVGENEMQAKDAFLATHDLTQSMTLTLGLFVLGASIVGIGFGLLIARCITANLLDVLEAAQQLGSGKLNTRSTVTTKDEVGRLAQAFNQMGEALEQSMVKQQEAIEEMNARVEIMNTTSIVSEANLKGDILTANDKYVEVSKYSREELLGKPHSITRHADMPKEVFKQMWHTIGQGKIFRGVIKNRAKDGTPYYVDAVIKPIMGPDGKPRKYLGVRYDITEYEIARHNMKGIIDAIDKSYATIEFDLKGRIQTANAFFLKTMDYRLDELTGKHHNTFVDPAYSGTPEYRVFWEKLERGEHDANQYKFLAKSGKTVWFQAGYTPVMDEVGRPFKVIMLATNITEQKQALVEVEQLIKAAAVGQLSQRMETDLFTGSSRELADGVNRLLESVTQPLREAQGVLTALAINDLTKNMTGVYQGEFEQMKTSLNLALQNLATTISTVREVVDSVSTGAEEITNGNEDLAERTSEQASALEETSASMEEMTSTVKQNADNAKQANQLAAAARDVAEKGGSVTARAVQAMGEINQSSKKIADIITVIDEIAFQTNLLALNAAVEAARAGEHGRGFAVVATEVRNLAQRSATAAKEIKDLINESIQRVSEGTELVDQSGKTLDEIVTSVKRVSDIIAEISAASQEQASGIDEVNKAIMQMDETTQHNAALVEETTSASQSMKDQAKELKHQIEVFKVAEREPTKLSGVGKKRDSPRLVPMPPVRAAGTTSSPRMTGKPVKTLAVANGLERRGTSEEFEEF
- a CDS encoding hypothetical protein (conserved protein of unknown function), whose translation is MNTESSRILLADDEDTFRSATAKLLEQEGYHCDCAKDSEEASRLLTSQHDALISDIRMPGNMEFEFLRDVRARFPTLSIVLVTGYPSVQTAVEALRFAFSDYLLKPVDWLELLRSVNQAVEKARYLRMTEVARDEVDRQGTSVDHVREIMNRAGTMANQTNLAWSLEAFLSQSVGNMALLSAGIRSVMTSQAKGSVEKPTDVCRMMQCPRLTAYQEALQSTVEVLEKTKSSFQSKDLGLLRHKIEQVLREDI